One Gossypium hirsutum isolate 1008001.06 chromosome A08, Gossypium_hirsutum_v2.1, whole genome shotgun sequence genomic window, ttaatgtaTATCGTTTTTCTCACTTTggtccttaaaattttttattattgcaTTTAAAATAAGTTCATATCTTATAACAacaaatttgaatatttattcaaatgagaaaaagattatatgaaatatggatattatctatttttaataattttatgtcacatcaataaatttattttaaattttaatattttaatttagatttgatttttttaattataaaaatgttgaaattcatgataaaaatactaatataacAAAAAAACTATTGAAAAAAGTACAAAGAATGAGCAAAACAACAAACTAATACAAAGAATGAGCAAAAGAACAAACTAACTTCCgaaacattaatattttaattaatctaaaaaagaGAGTAAATGATCCTTCATTAGCAACACGAATAATAAAAGCAAGTAAACACATGGTCGGGGAAGAGAGAGTGATTGGCCGGAAAATCACGAGTTGCTTCACTTTCTACAGTTACGATTGAATGAGCCGCCGCCGCAAGGCGGAGGTGGTATTGGCTGATTGGACCCTGGAGTGCATTTGTCTGAACCCCTCCGCCCGCATGTGGAATCGGCGCGTAGAGCTCCCAAAAAACTAGCTTCACTTGATCCATCTGGAAATAATAGATTCGTTTCCATCTCCACCAACCCCTCGTCGTTCACCGCTGCTGCAAAACAATGATTGGTACACACCAACATCAGCATCACTATTACTAAAAATAAACCTCTCTTTTCATTGTAACCTcccattttctcttcttcttctctgaCAATAGAGTAAGTTGCATAGGTAGAAATGAGTATTATATATAGCGCAGCAGCAGCATATGTGAggtttttcattaatgatataaTTTCAAGTCTGGGTGTCCGCCCATATGGGTTGACTGCTGCTACTCTCTTTCAATTGAACAGTCTTTTTTTAACTCCGCGTTTGGACTTGTTCTGCTCCAATTGTAGGTTTGCTCTTACTGTGACATCATTTGAATAGGAAAGTGAAGTTCATACTCACCATTTTTGGATTTCAACAATCAAACAAACTCTGATTAGAGAATAGACGTGTAATTATATAAGCAAATGTCATCAttcatgtatttaaaatattttgttctCAAACCATAAACTTATGTTCACACTGAGTGATGGACCTCTAATTTGtcttcatttctttttaattacgAGGAATTGAAACCCGTAAGAATCTTTTGTTGTTAGCTACGGGGAAATTAAAAACGGTTGTTGTAGTGAAAAACGTGATTAGATTCAAACAtgtgctcaaaataaaaaaaaataagatttcaccaacaaaataataataataaaatatgatatttgtaTAGCGGTGaacaaaactcgattcgattcgtTTAAATTATTAAAGTCAACTCAAATATgtaattcgagtttcgagttcaaatcgagttaaattttataactcgaataatttgagttattcaaataaTATAGTAGTGTAAATATCCTTTTGGCCTTTgccaaatttgaaaaatgagcaaattggtatctcccaataaaaattacaaaatattcaaaagtaatttttgaaaattcaaaatatttataaatattttaaattttatatttttaaaaaatttataaaaattttaaaaaattctaaaaaatatataaagaatattaaaattttaaaagttttcttgAATAATAATTGTGGGACCTTAAAGTTtattatactaaaatatttaaaaatatttttaaatttatgtgttctaaATTGAAATTAACTATATTATAACaagattttttttagtaaaactGACTATTATTATTAATTGCAAGGCTCAAGGCAAAAGCTGTATCAGATAAGCCATAAAACGACAACATGAAAAGACAGGACAGCAAAACAAATAGGGAAACAGCTGTTAAAGCAGGTAATTAATGAGCTCCTAAAAACTACCAATCTAAcactatgtttggttgggtgtattggattagccaatacacccctaatccgtgGGCCCCACTTAAGCTCCTCTTAAACAggtgtttggttcaatgtattgccTAATACACCCCTAATACGTTACGCCCCTAATCCCCGAAATTCTCTGTTTTCTAATCCCTGGCTTCTCCTCAGTTTACATCCGTTTTATTTTTCACGCCCTAATTTGCCCTCTGTTCCCTGGGTCTGTCTCTCTTTATCTCCTTCATTGCTTGCTTCGCCTTCGGCCAGTAGCCCCAATTTCATGTCGAGCATGCCATAGAGAAAGGCAAGAAGAGGCTTTTAGCTTTTTCAGTCCACtcgaaaaaccctaaacccatctGAGTTTCCCACCTCGCCGTGCGATCCATTTTCCCGCTCGCCGAGTTTCCCACTCGCCGTTAGCCGGCGATCCATTTTCCCGCCCCTCCGCCAAATCAGGTACTTGAAGTTAGGAAATTAATGGCTTATATCCAGTATGGAAGACATGCCCTTCGGCAAATTATCAAAGAAACGAATGTCCAGCAAAGCCATGATCGTTTGATGCAACCTCTGTTCTATGCTTGTCAAGGAATTAGATACAGAAAGTTGGATGTGATTCTTACGACGGTGAGTCATTTCGATCCaataatctttttcttttctcaattttttgTTGTTTCAGATTGCAAAATATCATTCACGTTTGCTTTTGCTTCCATTTTTTAGAGCATTGAGAAACTTGGCAAAGCTGGTGAGACTGTCAAAGTCGCTCCTGGTTATTTTCGCAATCATCTGATgccgaaattgcttgctgttcCTAATATTGATAAGTTCGCTTATCTCATTAAGGAGCAGCGTAAGGTCGCTTTCTTCTCTCTTTTAGTTTGTGTTTGATGCTTGAAACATGTGTTCTTGCAATGCTGTTTGTTTATAAAAAGAAGTTTTTCAGTTGATATTAATCATAATCGTATTGTTAATTTACAAACAAATATGCATCAATTTGTTTTCCCTTAAACACACACATCTGTATGCATTACCTAAGTCTCTCATGAACCTTTTGTCATGACACGTTAAAGGAAAAACAAGCTTGACATAAAGGTAGAACGTTTTCAGTTTGTTGCTCGGATTATGGGGTAAGCTATGTTGGCTGGACTTGGGAGTGGATTTGGATATGTGAATGTGACCGATATGAGTATATGTTGCTTTTAAGGTTTTTTTCTTGTATTTGGAGGAGTATATCTCTATACTATGTCTGTATATGTATCAGACAAAAATATATTACGGAAATGAATAGTCCATCTAACATAGGGGGTGAGTGCTAGATACAATTAAGTGTTCGACACAAGTATACTtgttttttctaagtttttctgtATATTTAGAAGATCATACACATATTTATATCCGAATGTGTCTGACACAGGTTTTTTAGGAAAATGAAGAGTCTGAGTAACAGTGTTTTCATATTGCTGTTGGTTTTTGGTTAGATTTTGCTTGTTATGATATAAGTAATGCCTTTTCTTAGACATGTATTATCTGCTATTTCAGCCTTAAGgaggaaacatgtctccaactgCAAGTATATTAAATCTTGCGTTCTCTCTCACTCTCTCACTCTTATTGAGGATTCATATGTTGCGTATGGATATTAGATATTGATGAAGTAAAAATCCATTCCTTATTTCAGATGCACATTCTGCTTATGTAGTTTTGTCAAATTAAGTTACTGTTTTGAAAGTCTTTATTTGGTGGAGTCACTTCTGATATGTGGGATATTGTGCTTTTCATTTTCAGTTAAATGATAACTTACCAGTGGTATACTTCCTCATCAGATTTATCAACCGAAGGAAGAAGAGGTTCAAGTAGTTACAAAGAATGTGGAAGATAAGAGCAAAGTATATGAAAAGGCTGCATATCGTCTACTTAATGGCCGGCTGGTTAGTTCCCATCTATGAAGCCCTTAATTTCGTAAATGTTTTTTTCTGGTTTAAATGTCTGATACTTTATCTGCCTTCCTCCCAACACATGGAAATACACAAAAAACAGCCTCTCAACAATGTTTGTATGTGTGTGTTTTTAAAGGGTTTGGGGAAACAAGGTCAAGGTGTGTGGGACTGAAACATTGGACCTGCCTCTTCTATGGTTAGGCTAACAATAGTGGAACTAGGCATATGTGGGATAACAATGgtgtcaaattttaaattaagactTGTTTAAATTCTTTTTTGGTACAAGCAAAGCTTACATTACATTCTAAGTGGGAGGAGGATGGGGTTTCACAAGGTTCAAACCCTAGATAGCATGCCAACACTTGAACCCACATACAACAAGTTGCCACTAGACTAGTCATAATTGATTCAACTTGTTAGTGGTGAATCTTTTTCAAAAGTTTGTTGAAGCTTGAAAACAGTAATTGTATTTATGTCAGGCTCTTTGTGGTACGAGTGTGTAACTTGTATTGCATTTTATAGGTATTGAGGAGATCTATCAATGTTGAAAAGTTTCGTGCCCAATCGACCAAAGATGACCCAATTGAATTGCGCTCACCTGTGACAAAAGATGAAATTGTTGCTGAGGTATGGCCATGATATTTATTGATAGTAATAGTTTCTCTCACGTCACTACAATAGACAATCTCCTTGTGTTATATGCTATGTTATTCGGACTCTTATTTTTCTGAAGTATTTATGTTCGACGCGTATTTAGATATGTACATGGTTATATCCTCCAAATATGTGAGTAAACTTGGAGCAAATTGAATAAACCCATGTCAAACACTCGCTTCAAGTCCAAGTGACATAGCTTAATCATAAAACGTTTAAGATGTGGACTTGAAATGTTATGATTTTGTTATTTCCATTTACGCACTCGATTAATCTCCTCCTTTTATTCCATTTCAGGTTGGAAGGCAGCTTTGCGTTCAAATTGATCCTAAAAATCTGCACCTTCCAACACCTTTGGAAACATTTGGACTGTTTGATGTGCAATTGCGGA contains:
- the LOC107950341 gene encoding 50S ribosomal protein L9, whose translation is MAYIQYGRHALRQIIKETNVQQSHDRLMQPLFYACQGIRYRKLDVILTTSIEKLGKAGETVKVAPGYFRNHLMPKLLAVPNIDKFAYLIKEQRKIYQPKEEEVQVVTKNVEDKSKVYEKAAYRLLNGRLVLRRSINVEKFRAQSTKDDPIELRSPVTKDEIVAEVGRQLCVQIDPKNLHLPTPLETFGLFDVQLRMPKSIPLPEGRYNWMLKVKIQGK